The Micromonas commoda chromosome 16, complete sequence genome has a window encoding:
- the PETC gene encoding cytochrome b6/f complex iron-sulfur subunit, chloroplast precursor (Rieske iron-sulfur protein of cytochrome b6f Target and ChloroP predict 36aa cTP) gives MSAKLGCNVRGLNKKAASAPKAVARTVKAAAASGEVPDMGKRNVMNLLLVGAIGLPATSLVGGYAYFFVPPSAGGGGAGQPAKDKNGNDVKSKEWLKTHLAGDRTLSQGLKGDATYIIVKDDGTIENYGLNAVCTHLGCVVPWNKAENKFKCPCHGSQYNNEGKVIRGPAPLSLALAHANINEADVVVFSPWTETDFRTGLEPWWK, from the exons ATGTCTGCCAAGCTCGGGTGCAACGTCCGCGGCCTCAACAAGAaggccgcgtccgcgcccaaggCTGTGGCCCGCACCGTGAAGGCCGCTGCCGCTTCCGGCGAGGTCCCCGACATGGGCAAGCGCAACGTGATGAACCTCCTTCTCGTTGGCGCCATCGGCCTCCCCGCCACCTCCCTCGTTGGCGGCTACGCCTACTTCTTCGTGCCTCCCAG cgcgggtggcggtggTGCTGGCCAGCCCGCCAAGGACAAGAACGGCAACGACGTCAAGTCCAAGGAGTGGCTCAAGACccacctcgcgggcgaccgCACCCTCTCCCAGGGCCTCAAG GGTGACGCCACCTACATCATCGTTAAGGATGACGGCACCATCGAGAACTACGGCCTCAACGCCGTGTGCACCCACCTTGGCTGCGTCGTGCCCTGGAACAAGGCTGAGAACAAGTTCAAGTGCCCTTGCCACGGCTCCCAGTACAACAACGAGGGTAAGGTGATCCgcggccccgcgcccctctccctcgccctcgcgcacgccaaCATCAacgaggcggacgtcgtcgtgttcTCTCCCTGGACCGAGACCGACTTCCGCACCGGCCTCGAGCCCTGGTGGAAGTAA
- a CDS encoding predicted protein, whose amino-acid sequence METPGKKPKKSMYYKMMRKAGLKKKMETDPTQWAQETPAPPSKKGAKYMAMGDVVRTEGHGGGVAADGPVAAINPRRRRDSENRKSAEAQTAFALRGIIAVSLVAFVAAATKDPVGVASVVHAALDKSRTAMAVCALAAVSTRPRLGFIIVVAVAAWTIAAHALHLPGLHDMSVLTNLVPPAVWDSSLVGFVKLALLGDHK is encoded by the coding sequence ATGGAGACTCCCGGGAAGAAGCCCAAGAAGTCCATGTACTACAAGATGATGCGCAAGGCGGGGTTGAAGAAGAAAATGGAGACGGATCCGACGCAGTGGGCGCAGGagaccccggcgccgccgtccaagAAAGGCGCCAAGTACATGGCGATGGGCGATGTCGTGAGGACCGagggccacggcggcggcgtcgcggccgacGGGCCGGTCGCCGCGATTAATCCCAGGCGCCGGAGGGACAGCGAGAATCGCAAGTCGGCCGAGGCGCAGACCGCCTTTGCGCTGAGGGGGATCATCGCGGTgtccctcgtcgcgttcgtcgccgcggcgacgaaggacccggtgggcgtcgcgtcggtggtacacgcggcgctggacaaGAGCAGGACCGCCATGGCGGtctgcgcgctcgcggcggtgtccacgAGGCCGCGCCTGGGCttcatcatcgtcgtcgccgtcgccgcgtggacaatcgccgcgcacgcgctccaTCTGCCGGGCCTTCACGACATGTCCGTGCTCACGAACCTCGTCCCACCCGCCGTGTGGGATAGTTCACTGGTGGGTTTCGtgaagctcgcgctcctcggcgatcaCAAGTGA